One Nicotiana tabacum cultivar K326 chromosome 23, ASM71507v2, whole genome shotgun sequence genomic window, TGACcagtgaaaaatattttttcctattttcattaacTCTAAAATAATGATTGAATCAATCATCTACCTAATTTTGAGCTCAGTAAAGCTTAATTCCAATTcatgaaagaaataaagaagaagctTAATTCCAACTAATCTTCCACTCGCTATCTTTTCCTACGTTGCATTTCTTTGTTTAATGGACTGTAAAGTAACCTTAAACACAACTTTCAGTTTTCCAAAACCAAGTAGCCTAAACCTGCAATTCCTTTTATCTAAAGTTATCATACGGTTCTTACCGATCGTACTAGCTAAGAAAAGATTTTGGATCATCCTCGATTCACTTgcctttaattcttttttttttaaaattaaaacaaCTGTTAAACAGAATAAACTACTTTTCCGGTAAACAAACCTTAAACACAACTCAGTTTTCCAAAACCAAGTAGCCTAATCCGGCAATTCCTTAACCCCCGGCGACAAATCAAATAGGAGTATCATTATGTGGCGCAATTAAAGCAACTCTCCCAACATATTCCTTGAACCGTTCAAGATAGTACTAAAACTTTTAGGGGAAAAGCAAGTGACAAGTTTAGTGAAGAGAGAGAAGCTCTCCCTTCTCTCTGACCTACACCCCCTACTTCAACAAAACTCATCAACTTCCATGAATTCAAATACCTCAAGCCTAGATATTACCCAAATCCCTCCAAACCACCGGATAATTTAATGTCTATTCAATCAAGCGACGATAACAATAACCCAGTCATACCAAACGCCACAATCCCTCTAACATTCAAAGAAAAGCTTATTGGACATGAAGGAAAAATTACTATCTCTACTGATTCCCTATCTACTCTCACACTCCCTATGGATATTCAAGAAGAAGAGACAATTTCTTATCCAAATGAGGGAAATGAAAAATTTTCTATCTCCGTCCCTATCACCTTGGAGGACAAACAAAGGATCTATTATCTATGGAAATACTccttaataataaaattacatgGCAAAAGGATCCTTCACCAAATATTGAAACAAAAAATTCAAGAATTATGGAAAATCAATGAAAATTTCCCTCTCATTGATTTGGGCAATGACTACTTCATTGTTAaattacaaaagaaagaaaatatgaaTGTAATCCTCCAAAAAGGTCCATGGTTCATTTACGGATTCTTTCTATCTATACAACGTTGGCAACCAAATTTTGTTGCAATGAATGCAAAACAAAACTATTCAGCAGTTTGGATTAGACTCCCTCAATTACCTACTGAATTTTATGATGGCCAAATACTACAAAAAATAGGGGGAGCCATAGGAAAACTTTTGAAGGTGGATGCTTGTACATCTTCACCCCTGAGAGGTAGATATGCAAGACTTTGTATCGAGTTACCAATGGAAGAACCGGtgaaaaaatttatttacattgaTAGTCATAGACAACTAATTCACTATGAGGCAGACAACTTTCTTTGCAAAACATGTGGTAGGCTAGGTCACAAAACCACCTCATGTTTGTATGAAAAATCTCCAGCAAAGGAATCAAGCTCTACTCCAGTGGATCAACCATCAACAAACCAACTACAATCGTCAGGAGCACAAGATGAAGGATGGCAAACAGTTCCTTTCCCACGAAGCAGGAAACTCCCAACAATCAAACCCACTGATGTTGATACAAAGTTTCAAGAATCAGGTATTAATGTCAGGCTATTTAATGCAACAACCGGTAAGTATATTATTACTCAAAAGCTGAAATATGTTCCTAAGGTTACTAAAAATCAACTAAATAACGTCCAAATTTCAGAACTCCCCCATAATTCGTCCTCAAACCACCCTGATAATAACACCTTAGAAACTCAAAACCGTTTCTCAACCATTAACATAAACTCCCAGCAAATGGTTTTAGGTAATACCACCTTACAAAAAAAACCAAAACTACTCAAATAAAGAGTGCATGAACCGGGCACAAAAGACAAAATTTGATAAAAACTATCAAACTACACTAGAGGACAAAATAGTTACTAAACCAAGAGTCCCCCCTAAATAACCCTTCTAACCAATCGGCTGACACCCAAATAATACCAAATGATACTTACAAGATTTTTAACCCCTCCATTAATGACAAAACCAAATCAACAAACGATCCTCCCTTGTATGCGGATAAACACCCGTCCAACCTAAATCATTCTCCATCACAAATGGCCAAAACCCTTGTACACGTGGCTAACAAAACCCATGCAACGCCCTCAATTAATCCTAACACGCTAAACCTCTCAAATGACATGCAAATAGAGGTAATCATTCCCCCTATTTCACTCCCTCAACCCTTAAATTACCAACCTTTATCTCCAAAAAATGCCGAGAATCCCACTAAACCATCGGAGAAGATTCCGTTTAATCCAAATACTGAGAAACCAAAGATCACACACGATGGAGAACCTCCCTCCTTTTCCGCAACAACTATCAAATCTTCCCATAATTTATGCACAACCACTCCTTCCCCAGGATCATCACCCAACATCTTGGATAGAGCTAGGTCTAATGGGGAGGGGAGTATCACTACAACTCAACATCAACAGTCAGGAGAGCATAATATTAATTCAAAATCCCCAATTCCTAGCACAACTAGTGTCCGAGGGTCTTCATCTAACAATGAGCAACTATATGAACTACATTTGGGCAAATAACATAATGCAACCAATGGTATAATCCTCAAACCTAGACGAAGTAAAAGTATTTTTATTCGAGGAGAGGCGGGAGAAGAGGCTTATTCTAGCATGTCCAAGTTCACTATTCAAATGCACAATGGATATGAGACCACCCCAAGACCCCACTGTGGGAAAAATAGCAATGATCTTGGTTCCCTCATTAAGGAGGAACCCAATATTCCCTCAAGGGAGTCAACTGAATGGTCATCCCTAACCCCCACCCCAATCAATGAATCGTGCTAAAAACTTCATTATTTGGAATATGAGAGGAGGTAATAATGCTGAATTTAGAAGAAATTTCCATGAATTAATAGCCACTCATCATCCCTGCATGGTCACTCTACTAGAAATTAGGATGACAAATCATGGTAGTCTTATGAACGAGTTTGGCTTCACGGATATGATAGAGGTCCCAGCAGAGGGACAATCAGGTGGCATGGCAGTTCTTTGGGATACAAACTTGGTGAATGTCAACAACTTCGTCAAAAGAAATAATGAAATTCATGTTCTAATTGAGGTACCCCTATACGACATTTTTGGTTATTTTCCTCAATTTATGCTAGTTCAAAAATCTCTAATAGGAATCATGTGGGACAATATcactaatatttttaataattataaagGTGCTTGGCTACTAGGGAGGGGATTTCAATGATGTTATGGTTTCAAATGAAAAATTAGGTGGTAACCCTATCAATAGAAGACGAGCTATAAAACTAtggaataaaattaattattgcAAGCTCATGGACTTAGGTTTCAATGGTTGCAAATATACT contains:
- the LOC107801708 gene encoding uncharacterized protein LOC107801708, with the translated sequence MSIQSSDDNNNPVIPNATIPLTFKEKLIGHEGKITISTDSLSTLTLPMDIQEEETISYPNEGNEKFSISVPITLEDKQRIYYLWKYSLIIKLHGKRILHQILKQKIQELWKINENFPLIDLGNDYFIVKLQKKENMNVILQKGPWFIYGFFLSIQRWQPNFVAMNAKQNYSAVWIRLPQLPTEFYDGQILQKIGGAIGKLLKVDACTSSPLRGRYARLCIELPMEEPVKKFIYIDSHRQLIHYEADNFLCKTCGRLGHKTTSCLYEKSPAKESSSTPVDQPSTNQLQSSGAQDEGWQTVPFPRSRKLPTIKPTDVDTKFQESGG